The DNA segment CCAGTGGTAGGGATGTTTGCCGGCCCGGACATCGGCCTCCTGCAGGTAGTACCCAGCCGAGCACCACGGGACGGGGTCCAGTCGCCAGCGGGTCAGGGCTTGGAACGCCTGGGGCGTGATCTTGAGTAGGTTGATGCGGAGACCGATCGGGCTTGGGTCATCTAGCGCGTCTCGGAACTCCGCGAATTCGGCGCCGAGGAGCGCTTGCATCCGCTCAAGGAAGGCTGCGGGGATGTCCGGCAGCCGGTTGCCTATGGCGGGCAAGTGCTTGGGACCAGGGCGAGGGCTTGGGGATGTCATCTCACAACCTCTCGTGTCATGCGGCGCAGACTGCTGCCGGCACAGGGCGCAGCGTTTTGCCGAAGATAATGAGGTCATCGCCGGACGCGTAGAAATCGTGGATGACGGCCTGATACCGGTAGCCGCAGGATTCGTAGAACCGCCGCGCGGGTTCGTAGGCTGGCGTCCCCGAAGTCTCCACGAGGATGAGGCGACCCTGCTGCGCCGACACGATGTCCTCTACTTGATGCAAGAGCGCGCGGCCTACGCCCTGCCCATGTGCGGCGGGATCCACGGCAATCCAGTACAGATCCCACACGCCCTCGGCAAGGGGGTGGGGGCCAAAACATGCGTAGCCTAGGGTTCTGCCGCCGTCGTGGAAGGCGAGGAAGGTGTAGCCGCTTTTCTCGCCTTGT comes from the Chloroflexota bacterium genome and includes:
- a CDS encoding GNAT family N-acetyltransferase, whose protein sequence is MIRLAQPEDGDSIAAITAEVGVFSPSEIQCVAELWNEYLKQGEKSGYTFLAFHDGGRTLGYACFGPHPLAEGVWDLYWIAVDPAAHGQGVGRALLHQVEDIVSAQQGRLILVETSGTPAYEPARRFYESCGYRYQAVIHDFYASGDDLIIFGKTLRPVPAAVCAA